From a region of the Candidatus Rokuibacteriota bacterium genome:
- a CDS encoding DUF5615 family PIN-like protein, with protein MRFLADMGVDVRVVDWLRRAGHDAVHLREEGLQRPPDEAIFAKALHEERIVLTFDLDFGELAALVGSAPARVILFRLHNTRPARVIERLGAVLEASGEALERGVVIIVEDARHRIRYLPIGEGSA; from the coding sequence GTGCGCTTCCTCGCCGACATGGGCGTGGATGTGCGCGTGGTGGACTGGCTCCGCCGGGCCGGCCACGATGCTGTCCACCTGCGTGAGGAAGGTCTTCAGCGGCCGCCCGACGAGGCGATCTTCGCCAAGGCCCTCCACGAGGAACGCATCGTCCTCACCTTCGACCTCGACTTCGGTGAGCTCGCCGCCCTCGTGGGGAGTGCGCCCGCCCGGGTCATCCTGTTCCGGCTCCACAACACCCGGCCGGCGCGGGTCATCGAGCGGCTCGGCGCGGTGCTCGAGGCCTCCGGCGAGGCGCTCGAGCGTGGCGTGGTGATCATCGTCGAGGACGCCCGGCACCGCATCCGCTATCTGCCCATTGGAGAGGGCTCGGCCTGA
- a CDS encoding DUF433 domain-containing protein has protein sequence MGGRACIRGLRIPVSVIVAQIAHGASFEDILAGYPDLERKDIQQAIEYAAWLTREEVRVP, from the coding sequence ATGGGAGGGCGGGCCTGCATCCGGGGCCTGCGCATCCCGGTGTCCGTCATCGTCGCCCAGATCGCGCATGGCGCCTCCTTCGAGGACATCCTCGCCGGCTATCCGGATCTCGAGCGCAAGGACATCCAGCAGGCCATCGAGTACGCCGCCTGGCTGACGCGGGAAGAGGTCCGCGTCCCGTAG